The Flavobacterium sp. 123 genome contains a region encoding:
- the lpdA gene encoding dihydrolipoyl dehydrogenase, producing the protein MSSFDVVIIGSGPGGYVSAIRCAQLGFKTAIIEKYSTLGGTCLNVGCIPSKALLSSSHHYAEIAHFADHGIELSGEVKVNLEKMIARKQAVVDQTSGGINYLMDKNKVTVFNGLGSFVDATHVAIAKADGSSETIEAATIIIATGSKPSSLPFIKIDKERIITSTEALALKEVPKHLVIIGGGVIGIELGQVYLRLGAQVSVVEFMDRIIPGMDGALSKELTKVLKKQGMKFYVSHKVKSVERNGDAVVVQAENAKGETITLEGDYSLVSVGRRPYTDGLNADKAGVKISDRGQVEVNDHLQTNVPNIYAIGDVVRGAMLAHKAEEEGTMVAEIIAGQKPHIDYNLIPGVVYTWPEVAAVGQTEEQLKASGAEYKVGSFPFKALGRARASGDLDGFVKILADAKTDEVLGIHMIGARTADLIAEAVTAMEFKASAEDISRMSHAHPTFAEAIKEAALAATDNRALHV; encoded by the coding sequence ATGAGTTCATTTGACGTAGTCATTATAGGTTCCGGTCCAGGCGGATATGTATCAGCCATTCGTTGTGCACAACTGGGTTTTAAAACAGCAATTATTGAAAAATATTCTACTCTTGGCGGAACTTGCCTTAACGTAGGTTGTATTCCTTCAAAAGCATTATTATCATCTTCACACCATTATGCTGAAATAGCACATTTTGCAGACCACGGAATTGAACTTTCTGGTGAAGTAAAAGTGAATTTAGAAAAAATGATTGCTCGTAAACAAGCGGTTGTAGATCAAACTTCAGGAGGAATCAATTACTTAATGGATAAAAATAAAGTAACTGTATTTAATGGTTTAGGTTCATTTGTAGATGCAACACACGTAGCTATCGCTAAAGCAGATGGAAGTTCTGAAACTATTGAAGCGGCAACTATTATTATTGCAACAGGTTCAAAACCATCTTCTTTGCCTTTTATCAAAATTGATAAAGAAAGAATCATCACTTCAACAGAAGCTTTGGCTCTTAAAGAAGTTCCAAAACACCTTGTTATTATTGGTGGTGGTGTAATTGGAATTGAATTAGGTCAAGTATATTTACGATTAGGAGCACAAGTTTCTGTAGTAGAATTTATGGACAGAATTATTCCAGGAATGGATGGTGCGCTTTCTAAAGAGTTGACCAAAGTATTGAAAAAACAGGGTATGAAATTCTATGTTTCACACAAAGTGAAATCAGTAGAAAGAAATGGAGATGCGGTTGTTGTTCAAGCTGAAAATGCAAAAGGAGAAACAATTACTTTAGAAGGAGATTATTCATTAGTTTCTGTAGGTCGTCGTCCTTACACGGATGGATTGAATGCAGATAAAGCAGGTGTGAAAATTTCAGATAGAGGACAAGTAGAAGTAAACGATCATTTGCAAACTAACGTTCCAAATATTTATGCCATTGGTGATGTAGTTCGTGGCGCAATGTTAGCTCACAAAGCGGAAGAAGAAGGAACAATGGTTGCTGAAATTATTGCAGGACAAAAACCACATATCGATTATAATTTAATTCCAGGTGTTGTTTATACTTGGCCAGAAGTGGCTGCAGTAGGACAAACAGAAGAGCAATTGAAAGCTTCGGGAGCTGAATATAAAGTAGGAAGTTTTCCTTTCAAAGCTTTAGGTCGTGCGCGTGCTAGTGGAGATTTAGATGGATTTGTGAAAATTCTAGCGGATGCAAAAACGGATGAAGTTTTAGGAATTCATATGATTGGAGCTAGAACTGCAGATTTAATTGCAGAAGCTGTAACCGCTATGGAATTCAAAGCATCAGCTGAGGATATTTCAAGAATGTCACATGCGCATCCAACATTTGCTGAAGCAATAAAAGAAGCCGCTTTGGCAGCTACAGATAATAGAGCTTTGCATGTTTAA
- a CDS encoding DoxX family membrane protein — MKIAIIIIRTLIGLLFIFTSVSYFFNLMPEPVTTGNFKAFQIGIVASTYLIPLAKSVELLCGLSFLSGRYVTLANIAIFPVTINILLINFFLTPENLPLALFVFLGNIFLIFTHWDNYKSLFVAK; from the coding sequence ATGAAAATCGCTATCATTATTATTCGGACATTGATTGGTCTGCTTTTTATTTTTACTTCTGTCAGCTATTTTTTTAACTTAATGCCAGAACCAGTAACTACAGGAAACTTTAAAGCTTTCCAAATTGGAATTGTAGCTTCTACGTATTTAATTCCATTAGCAAAATCTGTGGAATTACTTTGTGGATTATCGTTCCTTTCCGGACGTTATGTAACCTTAGCAAATATTGCTATTTTTCCAGTGACAATAAACATCTTATTGATTAACTTTTTTCTAACCCCTGAAAACTTACCTCTCGCATTGTTTGTGTTTTTAGGAAACATATTTTTAATTTTCACACATTGGGATAATTACAAAAGCTTATTTGTTGCTAAATAA
- a CDS encoding anthranilate synthase component I family protein: MRVSIFKQISNPILFKQQLLQWAQQFREVVFMDSNEYPQEHSSYDCLLAVDAFTSIKTDYHNAFEDLKQYQQVTKDWLFGYLAYDLKNDSEQLQSRNFDGLHFPDLFFFQPKKIFLLKGNQLEIQYLNMCEEESEEDYNEIIQSQKPKSADHHSVKIQQRISKEEYLSKVNNMLDYIHRGDIYEANFCMEFFAENAVINPLEKFQKLNEISQPPFAVFFKNNKHFLLSATPERYLRKEGETLISQPIKGTAKRFVDAVEDEKSKQQLASDPKERAENIMITDLVRNDLSRTAQKGSVHVDELCGIYSFLQVHQMISTISSKLDPKYSLVDALKLTFPMGSMTGAPKISVMKIIDDLEETKRGLYSGAIGYFTPEADFDFNVVIRSILYNQENQYLSFSVGSAITSLSIPENEYEECLLKAKAMLEVLE, translated from the coding sequence TTGAGAGTTTCCATTTTTAAACAAATATCAAATCCAATCCTCTTTAAGCAACAGCTTTTGCAGTGGGCACAACAATTTAGAGAAGTCGTTTTTATGGATAGTAATGAATATCCCCAAGAACATTCTAGTTATGATTGTTTACTGGCGGTTGATGCTTTTACTTCTATAAAAACGGATTACCACAATGCTTTTGAAGATTTAAAACAATACCAACAAGTAACTAAAGATTGGCTCTTTGGGTATTTAGCCTATGATTTAAAAAATGACAGTGAACAGTTGCAGTCTCGTAATTTTGATGGATTGCATTTTCCTGATTTGTTTTTCTTCCAACCCAAAAAAATATTTTTATTAAAAGGGAATCAACTTGAAATTCAATATCTCAATATGTGTGAGGAGGAATCTGAGGAGGATTATAATGAAATCATTCAAAGCCAAAAACCAAAATCTGCCGACCATCATAGTGTGAAAATTCAGCAACGAATTTCGAAAGAAGAATATCTTTCAAAAGTGAATAATATGTTAGACTATATTCATCGTGGTGATATTTATGAAGCTAATTTTTGCATGGAATTTTTTGCCGAAAATGCAGTGATTAATCCATTAGAGAAATTTCAAAAACTGAATGAAATTTCACAACCTCCTTTTGCGGTTTTTTTTAAAAACAACAAGCACTTTCTGCTTTCAGCAACTCCTGAACGTTATTTAAGAAAAGAAGGCGAAACCTTGATTTCACAACCTATAAAAGGTACCGCTAAACGTTTTGTGGATGCTGTTGAAGACGAAAAGTCAAAACAGCAATTAGCTTCAGATCCGAAAGAACGTGCTGAAAACATTATGATTACGGACCTAGTTAGGAATGATTTATCGCGTACTGCACAGAAAGGTTCTGTTCATGTGGATGAGTTGTGCGGAATTTATTCTTTTTTGCAAGTACACCAAATGATTTCAACGATATCATCAAAATTAGATCCAAAATATTCCTTAGTTGATGCTTTAAAATTAACTTTTCCTATGGGAAGCATGACTGGTGCTCCAAAGATTTCTGTAATGAAAATTATAGATGATTTAGAGGAAACAAAACGCGGCTTATATAGCGGTGCGATTGGTTATTTTACTCCCGAAGCTGATTTTGATTTTAATGTGGTTATCCGAAGTATTTTATACAATCAGGAGAACCAGTATCTTTCATTTTCTGTAGGAAGTGCAATTACTTCATTGTCAATACCTGAAAACGAATATGAGGAATGTTTATTAAAAGCAAAGGCCATGCTTGAAGTTTTAGAATAA